One genomic segment of Paraburkholderia caffeinilytica includes these proteins:
- a CDS encoding ABC transporter substrate-binding protein — MKMNWRNMATLALFATATVTAGTAMAADIKEVRFGVEASYAPFESKSPSGELQGFDIDVGNAVCAKLKAKCVWVENSFDGLIPALEARKFNAINSDMTITDQRRQAIDFTDPIYTIPNQMIAKKGSGLLPTAASLKGKHVGVLQGTIQETYAKARWASAGVDVVPYQTQDQIYADLASGRLDAAFQDAEAASKGFLKKPQGAGFEFAGPAVTDEKLLGAGVGYGVRKSDKALKDALNQALRELKADGTIDRFAAKYFDVKVVLK; from the coding sequence ATGAAGATGAATTGGCGAAACATGGCCACGCTCGCGCTGTTCGCGACGGCAACGGTAACGGCAGGCACCGCGATGGCTGCGGACATCAAGGAAGTGCGCTTCGGCGTCGAGGCGTCGTATGCGCCGTTCGAATCGAAGTCGCCGTCGGGCGAGTTGCAAGGTTTCGATATCGACGTTGGCAATGCCGTGTGTGCCAAGCTGAAGGCGAAATGCGTGTGGGTCGAGAATTCGTTCGACGGCCTGATTCCGGCGTTGGAAGCGCGCAAGTTCAACGCGATCAACTCGGACATGACGATCACGGATCAACGCCGCCAGGCCATCGACTTTACCGATCCGATCTACACGATTCCGAATCAGATGATCGCGAAGAAGGGCAGCGGTCTGCTGCCTACGGCGGCTTCGCTCAAGGGTAAGCACGTCGGCGTGCTGCAAGGCACGATTCAGGAAACGTATGCGAAGGCGCGCTGGGCGTCGGCCGGCGTCGACGTCGTGCCGTATCAGACGCAGGACCAGATCTACGCCGACCTCGCGTCGGGCCGTCTGGACGCCGCGTTCCAGGACGCGGAAGCCGCTTCGAAAGGCTTCCTGAAGAAGCCGCAAGGCGCGGGCTTTGAATTCGCCGGCCCGGCCGTCACCGACGAAAAACTGCTCGGCGCGGGCGTTGGCTACGGCGTGCGCAAGAGCGACAAGGCCTTGAAGGATGCGCTGAACCAGGCGCTCAGGGAACTGAAGGCCGATGGCACGATCGACCGCTTCGCCGCGAAGTACTTCGACGTGAAGGTCGTGTTGAAGTAA
- the astE gene encoding succinylglutamate desuccinylase — protein sequence MTSSAEHGVPLPMLDDFLAYTLAGTRPGAEEKQGACASGVRWSWLDDGVLQLEPASHDATTRSVLASAGVHGDETAPIELLSYLVRDIARGEAALSCRLLVILGNVDAMRDACRYRDDDLNRLFSGRHEQVPHSHEAPRAATLERAARQFFAAASPEQGARWHIDMHTAIRPSAFEQFALLPHTGKPFSRAMFEWLGEARISAVLLHTTKGNTYSHFTAQACGAEACTLELGKVRPFGENDLTRFAGADEALRHLLAGTRNGNVPAAMPRVFTVIDQLTKQSDAFELLVAEDVPNFTPFVKDTVLARDGDYRYAVRHDEERLVFPNATVKPGLRAGLLVIETTQQTLSKLV from the coding sequence ATGACTTCCAGCGCTGAGCACGGCGTGCCGCTTCCGATGCTCGACGATTTCCTCGCCTATACGCTGGCGGGGACGCGGCCTGGCGCAGAAGAAAAGCAGGGCGCGTGTGCCAGCGGGGTGCGGTGGTCGTGGCTCGACGACGGCGTTCTGCAACTCGAGCCGGCGTCGCATGATGCAACCACTCGCAGCGTGCTCGCGTCAGCCGGCGTGCACGGCGACGAGACCGCACCGATCGAGCTGCTGTCGTACCTCGTGCGCGATATCGCGCGAGGCGAGGCCGCCTTGTCTTGCCGCTTGCTGGTGATACTCGGCAACGTCGACGCAATGCGCGACGCCTGCCGTTACCGCGACGACGATCTGAACCGCCTCTTCAGCGGACGGCACGAGCAAGTGCCGCACAGCCACGAAGCGCCGCGCGCAGCGACGTTGGAGCGTGCGGCAAGGCAGTTTTTTGCCGCGGCGTCGCCGGAGCAGGGCGCCCGTTGGCACATCGACATGCATACGGCGATCCGTCCATCGGCTTTCGAGCAATTCGCCTTGTTACCGCATACCGGCAAGCCGTTTTCGCGCGCCATGTTCGAGTGGCTCGGCGAAGCGCGCATCAGCGCGGTCCTGCTGCACACCACCAAGGGCAACACGTACTCGCACTTCACCGCCCAGGCCTGTGGCGCGGAAGCGTGTACGCTCGAACTCGGCAAGGTGCGCCCATTCGGTGAGAACGATCTGACGCGTTTCGCCGGCGCGGACGAAGCGCTGCGTCATCTGCTGGCCGGTACAAGGAACGGCAATGTGCCCGCGGCGATGCCGCGCGTGTTCACCGTGATCGACCAGCTCACCAAGCAGAGCGACGCGTTCGAACTGCTGGTCGCGGAAGATGTGCCGAATTTCACGCCCTTCGTGAAAGACACCGTGCTCGCACGCGACGGCGATTATCGCTACGCCGTGCGTCACGACGAGGAGCGCCTCGTGTTTCCCAACGCGACGGTCAAGCCCGGTTTGCGCGCTGGTTTGCTGGTGATCGAGACCACCCAGCAGACACTTTCGAAGCTGGTTTAG
- a CDS encoding acetoacetate decarboxylase, whose protein sequence is MDVKSVLSNAFAMPITNPAFPMGPYRFVDREFLIITYRTDPDKLRAVVPEPLQIGEPLVHYEFIRMPDSTGFGDYTESGQVIPVSYNGVAGGYTLAMYLDDHPPIAGGRELWGFPKKLAKPVLEVHTDTLVGTLDYGPVRIATGTMGYKHRQLDLAQQQKRLEAPNFLLKVIPHVDGTPRICELVRYYLQDITLKGAWTGPASLELAHHALAPVAELPVLEIVEARHLLADLTLGLGEVVFDYLDQPEANVR, encoded by the coding sequence ATGGACGTCAAAAGCGTGCTGTCAAATGCCTTCGCGATGCCGATCACCAACCCGGCGTTTCCGATGGGTCCGTATCGTTTCGTCGACCGGGAATTTCTGATCATCACTTACCGCACCGATCCGGACAAGCTGCGCGCCGTGGTGCCCGAGCCGCTCCAGATCGGCGAGCCGCTCGTGCATTACGAATTCATTCGCATGCCGGATTCGACCGGCTTCGGCGACTACACGGAAAGCGGCCAGGTGATTCCGGTGTCGTATAACGGCGTAGCAGGCGGCTACACGCTGGCCATGTATCTGGACGACCATCCGCCGATCGCCGGCGGGCGGGAACTGTGGGGCTTTCCAAAGAAGCTCGCCAAGCCGGTGCTGGAAGTGCATACCGACACGCTCGTCGGCACGCTCGACTACGGCCCGGTGCGGATCGCCACCGGCACGATGGGCTACAAACATCGGCAACTGGATCTCGCGCAGCAACAGAAGCGTCTGGAGGCGCCGAACTTCCTGCTGAAGGTGATTCCGCACGTGGACGGCACGCCGCGGATTTGCGAACTGGTGCGCTACTACCTGCAGGACATCACCCTCAAAGGCGCATGGACGGGCCCCGCCTCGCTCGAACTGGCACACCATGCTCTGGCGCCAGTCGCGGAATTGCCGGTGCTGGAAATCGTCGAGGCGCGGCATCTGCTTGCCGATCTGACGCTAGGTCTCGGTGAAGTGGTGTTCGACTATCTCGATCAGCCCGAAGCGAACGTTCGCTGA
- a CDS encoding EAL and HDOD domain-containing protein, translated as MTTIAIENPSHTGAADDAQLNASFARQPILNRDGMLCGYEIKVRAPELAVGAESDAGAATAADPAADALPGRAPEPAQLVARAVIRGLMQGNVRGALTGHPAYVDVSREMLFDDSIQHLPTDRFMFELPPSILVDDALIERIVELHGRRYRFVLDEVTQPDETFAKLLPYAEVVKIDFTRASKALLPKLTSVLKSAGKLLIALGLDAQADFEEAHGLGFDRFQGYFFARAQTSTTRRVSAPRHALLNLLQLLSGDPTVAQLEAELKLNPVLVMHLMKLANSSGLAVGHKVTTLREAINATGTNRIARWTQLLLYADGRKVALEDDPLLQLAATRARFMELAIERLPEAGRDEADAAFLTGVFSFVDAVFGGSLESTLNVLTLSRPIQAGILHRQGVLGLLLTVVEALECGAWDEIDSLCARLQPLTSEEIALLGLAAGAWAGVADRSAEGLERIED; from the coding sequence ATGACCACCATCGCAATCGAGAATCCGAGCCATACGGGGGCTGCGGACGATGCGCAACTGAATGCCAGCTTCGCGCGCCAGCCGATTCTGAATCGGGACGGCATGCTATGCGGCTATGAGATCAAGGTGCGCGCGCCGGAATTGGCCGTGGGCGCCGAATCCGACGCGGGCGCGGCAACGGCCGCCGATCCGGCCGCCGACGCCTTGCCGGGCCGCGCGCCCGAGCCGGCGCAGCTCGTCGCGCGAGCCGTGATTCGCGGCTTGATGCAGGGCAATGTGCGCGGTGCGCTCACCGGGCATCCCGCTTACGTCGACGTAAGCCGCGAGATGCTGTTCGACGATTCGATCCAGCACCTGCCCACTGACCGATTCATGTTCGAGTTGCCGCCGTCGATCCTGGTCGACGATGCGCTGATCGAGCGCATCGTTGAACTGCACGGCCGGCGCTATCGCTTCGTACTCGACGAAGTGACGCAGCCCGATGAAACGTTTGCGAAGCTGCTGCCCTATGCGGAAGTCGTCAAGATCGATTTCACGCGGGCGTCGAAAGCGCTGTTGCCCAAATTGACGAGCGTGCTCAAGTCCGCGGGCAAGCTGCTGATTGCGCTGGGTCTCGATGCGCAGGCCGATTTCGAAGAGGCGCATGGTCTCGGTTTCGACCGTTTCCAGGGTTACTTCTTCGCGCGTGCGCAGACCTCGACTACGCGGCGTGTCAGCGCACCGCGACATGCCTTGCTGAATCTGCTGCAACTGCTGTCGGGCGATCCGACCGTCGCGCAACTGGAAGCCGAACTCAAGCTGAATCCGGTGCTGGTCATGCACCTGATGAAGCTCGCGAATTCAAGCGGCCTCGCCGTCGGCCACAAGGTCACGACGCTGCGCGAAGCGATCAACGCGACCGGCACCAACCGGATCGCGCGCTGGACGCAATTGCTGCTGTACGCGGACGGCCGCAAGGTCGCGCTCGAAGACGATCCTCTGCTGCAACTGGCGGCGACCCGGGCGCGTTTCATGGAGCTGGCGATCGAACGCTTGCCCGAAGCGGGGCGTGACGAGGCCGATGCGGCGTTTCTGACCGGCGTGTTTTCGTTTGTCGATGCGGTGTTCGGCGGATCACTCGAAAGCACGTTGAACGTGCTGACGCTGTCGCGGCCGATTCAGGCGGGCATCCTGCATCGGCAGGGCGTGCTGGGCTTGCTGCTGACGGTGGTTGAAGCGCTGGAGTGCGGCGCGTGGGATGAGATCGACAGCCTTTGCGCGCGCTTGCAACCGTTGACGTCGGAAGAGATCGCGCTGCTTGGATTGGCGGCGGGGGCGTGGGCCGGGGTCGCGGATCGGAGTGCCGAGGGGTTGGAGCGGATCGAGGATTGA